Within Rhipicephalus microplus isolate Deutch F79 chromosome 9, USDA_Rmic, whole genome shotgun sequence, the genomic segment TGTACGCCAAATTTGCGATTACTCATTCTTCACAGTAAGCCCGTTGAACATTAGCTGCGATGTATTCTatatgtggactccagttaagtttttcATTGTGCAATACACCAAAATATTTAAGGGAGTCTACTTGTGGAATGGGTTCCTGATTATATGCAATGGCGATTGAAATAGAAGCGGCTATGGGAAACGCCAGAAGAGCACCCTTATTTACATTTAAATGTATTGAAATTGACTGCGGCCATCTTTCTAGCATGTTCAAGAATATTTGTAATTTTCGCTGTAGAGCATATATATCATTGTTAGCAGAAAAGAAGGCTATATCTTAAGCATACACATAAACATAGATATCCTGGCAGGTCGGTAAGGATCTCATTGGTTGATTAATATAGAAAAAGTGATAgaactgctccttggggaactccgcgacTTTGTTTGTATCTAGATGACGAACATTCATCCTTAACACTATGAAACTCCCGTGAAGCGAAAATTCTGTTAACCACGCCGTCATATACTGTGTGAAGTTTAAAGTCATCAGTGTTTTCAGCAAAATCGAATGCTCAACGCTATTATAGTCTTTTGCAATGCCGAAAGTCACTTGCGCCGCGTACTTTTtttagcaagctgtattcggctctctaagtctgCATGGGCACAACAGATTGAACAATGTgatctaaagccaatttattGAGGTTATAGTACTGACTTGCGTTCTATCCAACCAGTGGTTCTGCCATGCTgaaccctctctatgagtttcagCACGTTTAAAGTCAAGGATATAGGTCTTCTattttctatgttgaactctgatTCCTGTTTCTAAGGCATTGGAATTACCTTCGCTTCTTTTCGATCATAAGGAATCCGTACATGCTTTCGAGAATAATTTATAAGATTAAGAATTTCACAGGGAGCTGTTTTAAATAGTATTTGGATCACAGGCACTGTAATTTCATCCGGACCCGGAGCTGAAAGGGGCAACTGCCTTATCACGCAGGATAGTTTCGACATTGCAACTTCCTCAAGATCAGCCTGATTTGTACGATTCTGCCACATGATAGGTACAGTTGATGTAAATCCACTCTCTAAGCCTTTATCGATTAAATCTAAAGCTTTGGTAATTTGCGCTGACGATACAAGTTCATAATCCGAATTTACTAGTGATGGCAGGATCTTCCTTCTTCTCATGAATCGAAACAGTGCATTTTATTTTATTACTCTGATGTCTTCTTTCTCTCTTAAGGGCGAATCTCGTTAAGGTCGAGGCTAGGCCGTGGGCGGCGTTGGCGTCTGCCGCAGCCGTGATGACGATGATCATCACGGACAACGACTGACTTGTGTCAGTGTATGACGTCTCTACACGCTCCACGATGCATTTCGTATCGCTGGAAACAACGAACAACCACCAGCGGAACGTGCACACACCTTGTTTTTGCCACACTCAGGCTAGATCCGATTCCACAAAGCAGTAATAGCGAAGGCAAAACTAAATTCAAAGCACAACACAACGTAATAGTACTGACCATGAACACTGTATATAACGGTCCCGCTGGGCACTCACTCACTTACATGCACGAGTGATTTACGGTAACGCTGAGTGACACTGAACAATTTTACTGCTTCGTCCACTCATCATCGCttacttcgtggatatgcagtgatttcGTTTTTGTCTCTTACCTCCTCTATATCTTTTCACTACCCCGACGAGTTATGCCCTCCCAGGTAGCAGATCTCAGCCCGCTTCCTCCCTACTTCCACTCTGTGCAAGCCCTCGTTTGCTTCTTCAGAACAACGGGCTTACATGAGCGCCTATGATTTGCGGCGCAGTTCCGCACGCAGCAGTATTCTTGTTCACCCATCAACTCAGGGGCGCATGCCAACTGtgcgccgacaagagctctcgctgtgtagtgccccgtcctcggactcctgcgatcTTTTCCACCTTTTCTATTTCCTCCTTGCTTCTGTGTgtcactgtccctgcgccacgctctctccttccccttctctatctctatacctttattcctatctctttaatccctcctcacccccatccctcgtgagctacttttgaagtgtcgcactctgatgcagacagttacagaGCTCACTTTTCTCATCAAGAATCACATAGAAACACACGTTTTATTTCGGTGGTGCTGATACTGAGGAAAGACATTAAGTGCTGCACAGTACTGTATAACGTTCTCATGACGTCGGCGAAggcaacacaaaaaagaaactgTTTAGTCGTACTTGTGGCCGGTAAACAGAAACTTACAATAAAAccatacacactggcactgacagcAGCGAGTAGAGCGTCGACCGTCgttcaactgacaagcggtgagtaagtgaagcgcgtcggcatttacacatgTGCCGTCGagtattccagcgttatcgctataGCGGCCTCGCGAATTACCGAAGAATTTGATGATCGTGTTGTGCGCATAATTTCATCGCAAGGTTCTACGATTATCTAGACGGTTCTtcatcgtctgacgagcgccttgatgtacgttttacaatgGATGAGCTTGACGCAGCGATTTCTGCCTgccgccgatcatcggcaccaggacctgacggaatcacgtatgctgctctcaaccatcttgatacagaagcacgacgtatcctgttatctcattataacacctcatgggagtcaggagaagtcccagctaaatgaaatgcagtcgcattattgcattgcttaagccggggaagtgtccttatgcactttcctcctacagaccaatcgctttagccagctgcgtcggaaaagtgatggaaagaatggtactgtcaaaattagagtggcttctagagagcaacaactcctttcctgcatttatgaacggcttcagaagaggccgatctgccatttatggtgtggtcgacttgatcaccagcgttcaagtggaaagaagccgacgcagactagtggcggcggtcttcttagacatgAAGGGTGCCAACGATATTGTGCTCCATTATGCGATCCTttacgcactggaagatttcgacatcggtggacgactgtacgcttggatttttacctaccttagggaccgcaacatttacatgacgacaaacaACGGCGACACCGATccatataaggttcatcgtggtgttccccaaagAGGAGTTCTCAACCCGATcttattcaatgtcacaatgatcggcctagcagcagaacttcccagcacggtgaagatcagtgcatacactgatgacatatgcatatgggcatccggaactactcgtccgcaattacgagctcgactacagcgtgcagtgacgatcacatacaaatatctacgacgtcaggggctcactctttcaatcgacaaatgcgcagtgctcgcgttcacgcgcaagcatatgtctaAATACCCGATATGGGACAGCGacacctgctgtaacgcaccacaagttccttggggttgtcgtacacagagatctattgTGGACGAgacatgtcgcagtacttaaatctaaattgaagagctttgctctcgttcttcgccacgtagcaggagcaagatggggcccgtcagaatcatcgctacttcaattgtacaatgctctatttgtgggatacattcgatacagcatgccggtgctctccaatatgagacctagttgtgtgaagacgttagagagtgttcaagctcaatgcttacgaatatgcttgggtctaccgcgctgtactCCAATAAATGGTACAATcccagaggctcgggcttgtcccatcaatGTATACATGCTTTGCGAGCCACTTAAGGTtcacctccgattgctgagcagacacagacagcacccactgtcagtactacccgccactcacccagattacagtttctcaagagtaatatcgcggcattaaaatattataccatcaagattttctccgccaaatgcccctgcagtgcctccatgggtcctgcctaaaccacctgtttaCATTTACGATACCTAGAatcacgaagaagtcgctcatttcttctgttggcctcagacaactgaccctatatcacatttatacaacgtacactgattctctgcacgtgtacaccgacggatccaccacgctaaacacctcagccgcagcctttgtcatcccagacatggatatcgctcgacgattcaaagtggaccataaaaccacatcaactgccgcagagcttgtcgctattcgggaggcaataagatttatttccggagagcgacctcgagcctggacgattttctgtgatgtcaaacccgctttgcaaaccagtaattgcatcatgaagcaaggtccgtattactgcttggcaatagaaatcacagaaccaattcaggttgcttcaacaaatggtcatcttataactttccagtggattcccgctcatttcGGCGTGATGGAAAACGAAGAGGAAggcgctgaagctaaaaatgccttaagcagggcccctgaagtacgcattgcgttttcacgagctgacacgaacgccctgcttcgctgcgtgatgcgcagctacacacttcagcactgggccaaaccggaacggcgacaccagcgacttcacacatgggacccggaaatgaggttccgcatgccccctaaattgaaacggcaacttacaagtatgatccaccgcattcgtcttggtgtagcatACACCAGActttacgcacatatcatcggtcgcagtgacaccggtccaaattgtgaacactgtgatgtgccagaaacacttgacacatattttgtgtctgcccagcatacgcacgtgaacgaaaaacactgatttcttctactgaactatatcgcagtaggtcattaactgatgagaccatgttgggcccttggccagacgccaacagtgcaactgcggtcacaagagcagttataacctttttggaaacaactggactatgtgcgccgctatgaaatgtgtctcagctagaaagaacactacatactcacctctctatctcaccatcgtcatccattaatctttcttttcccctttcccttcccccagtgtagagtagcaggctagagcaagctatcgctcaggccgacctctctgcctttctgtaaataaacttacctcctcctcctcctcctcctaaacGGTTCTTCGGCGATCGGCGCGGTTGCGCAAGGCAGAACTTACGAGTGCAATGGGGCGGTAACAAAACTTGACAGACGAGTGTGGCAGTACTGTGTATAACGCGCCAGCGTATTGAAATGTGCAAGTAAACGATATCTTGAGCACCACTAACGAACACAAATGAATTGGGAGAAAGCAcggagagattgattgatttatacgtgagatttaacgtccaaaaaccacctaATCGTGTTGacagacgccgtatagtggagagagagagagagagagagataaagatgcaaggaaaggcagggaggtatagtggagggctccggaaatttctaccacctggggttccttagcgtgcgcacgggcctacaacaatttcgccgccatcgaaaatgaagccgccaaagccggaattcgatcccgcgacctgcgggtcaccagcaaagtacctcagccactagatcaccacggcgaggCAGAAAAGTACGGAGACTCGGAGCATACATTTGCTTTACACCGGACCTGCCTTGCTGAAAGGCAGGGCTCCGAAGGTGGGAAATGAATATGTGATTTGAGGAAGAATACGACGCCTAATTACTGCAGCCCAAAGGCTGCAAAAGTAGGGGCAGAAGGGCTCGAGCGTTCCCTGTCAGCAGAAGCACAGAGTTAAGCCACTCCCCACTTCCCCAGTCAAATCATATCGCGGAGTTGTTTTTTGCGCAAACGttaattttctttttcgttcgcGGCATTCTAGAGTATTTTTATATTAGAATAGGAATATAGGAATAGGAATATATTAGAATTGAAATATTCCATAATTGAGGGACAAATATTAGCGCTCTGCGCAGCTGCGGCATCTCCTCTCCAACACCATGCAAGTCTTCTCAACAATCCTGCTTTATCCCGCCCTGGTGAGAcatatacccctgtcacacggctaCCACCAAACTCTGCTAAACTCCGTCAACGCAAATCCCCCACCCCTCTCAGGGAGTTCGACGTACGGAGGTGGAGTAGTGGCAGTGTCAGACGGCAATGGCAAGGTTGTAATAGTTGCCGCGAGCGGCTCAACCGGCTCTGTTAGATTTTCGCAGAAGTATCCTAATTTCATTTCCAGAtgctttttttgttattattcGTTAAGCGATTTTTACAAAAACGCACTGTTAAATAGGTCTGCAGTGAAGAAAGCCTTGAAACTTCAAACCAAAAAGCattcgctaaatgtagcgatgctggccACCTTGTGCCTAACGCTATAGAGACTTCGTCTGCGGGAGGAAGGGAAGACATATCGCCTTTGAAGACGACAACAACGAAGTGCGCGCGCGACCATACTGGCGCTGTTGCTTAAGTATCCTGCCACCCTGTTCTTGTtctccccctttgtgggtgagtgACATCCATatgaagtcatcatcatcatcatcacgagcGCGAACGCTGACAAGTAGTGACTCCAACACCTGAGCTACGCCTGTTAACATGTTCCCGTTTCCTGTACTTAAATAAATAATCTACAGACGCAACAACCAATCTAGCACCTTTGATatattcgtgaggcaataaacacCTGCGGTGAAATTATTTCATGATTACCTTTAAAAATCTGCCCAGGACTCCTTTGGCTACACTATTATAGTTAACATTCTACCCTTTGATTCCAAACCTAAGCTTTATTGATCTCGAAAATATGCGGCTTTTGTTGGTTACATTTGGTTCCAACGTATGGCTTTTGACGGCTACCTTTTGGCTAATTCAAGCTATTTTTTTCCACTGGCAACTTCAAAAATTTTGTCCAATAGACAGGACGTCTCTAAAGAAGATTCAACGCAAGAAATCTTCGGCGTCGCGCCTCAGCCTCGCGTGCACCCTAAACATGCAGTCGACCATCTGAGTGCTGTCGCTGTGCAGCACCAGCTCCTCTCCGCACGCGATCCGCGACTCGGCGCCCACAACGTCCGAGATGTAGCAGCAGGCGACGCCCGCAGACAAGGCAGCGACCACTTGGACCGCGCCTCTCGACCTCTTGGAATCACGCTTGCGCGAGCGGCGGCTGAGTGATGCGAAGGAAGACGCCGGCTTATTGCTGCCAGATCCGGAGCCAGAGGATGACGGATTGGATGTATCTGTCCCCTCGGCTGCCACCGCTGCCGCTACATCGTCCGCCGAGGTGAGGATCCCGGTCACCTTAGCGAGCAACGAGTCCGCCCAGCCCAGAAGCTGCCTCTCCGAGAGAGCCTTGTCGTCGCCGAGGACGCCCATGGCATTTTTCCACGCTTTCGCGGTCACCCGCTTAGGGAGATGTAACATTGACGTGGAGCCACCCTTGCGACCCGTCTTCATCAGAGAAGCTTCCAGCGAAGGCACCCGGCTCGCATGACGGGACGCAGAGCGAATGGAACCTCCATGGCTCTCGTGAAACAGGGCTCTGATGGCGGCAACTGTCTTCGGGTTGCTTTCGGCCGTTGTTGCGGTTTCGAAACTGGATTCGTGGGTTTCGACGGGAGAGCCTCCTGGACTCTTGGCTTTATCCAAACCCTTCACTGACCGAGGCGTCTTGTGGTCCGACCTGCGAGGATCATCCTCGTCGGATGCCAGGCTCGAAGTGTCCGACCAGACTGGCGAGGCGACCTTGCGTTGAACGCCCGCGCAGTCATTGATGTAGTGGCTCAGCGCAGTCTTCTAAAAGACAGCAGTCCCGCAGCGCGGGCACTGCACTTGGATAAAGTCACATAGACCGGCCACGTGCTCCTTGAGCTCCGGCAGAAGGGCCACAAGCGTGCAGCCACTGGACGAGTTTGGACAGAGAGCTCGCAGTTGATAGAAGCCCCGGCGGACAGAATCGAGTTTCTCCACCGCGTCGTAAGCGAACGGTGTTCGGTCCAGGGGACAGCAGTGCTCTCGCTGAACGAGCGAGTCGAAGCACGGCTGGCAAAAGACGTGACAGCAGGGAGTGAGCCGCTTGAGAAACGCCGGCATGACTCCACACAGGGTGCAGCAGAACACTTTGGGCACCGTGTCGACGAAATCCAGCGGCCGCCAGTTCAGGAGCGGGCCGAAGCCCGCCAGCTGTCGCTTGCAGTGCGGAGGGCTGCTCATGACGCGGGCTGTATACACACACTGATGTCGCGGTGACCACGCGCACGACGAAGCCGTCTGCAACGAACGATTTCAGCGCTTAACAAAATCGCACTCCAATATCCTGCACCAATTATGGCGGTGACGCGAGCGGATTGCTCACGTTTTATGCCACCTCGTGCTTGATcaggatggtgatgatgataataaccTCTGTGTATGGCTCAGACCAACTCTGAGCGTctagcttgtttgtttgtttgctttctcTCAATATTGTTACGTTTAGTAATGTATTTATTACGCTGAGGCGTACTGGTAGACCTCAAGGGGTCatgctagccgaacgtcctcttctctaatctgcctgttccccgctacccaccGGCTCATatccaaatcacatatgcagtaacatttccctccgcgcagacgaagcccaccgggcgagttaaagAGTCTCTCTAGGAATATAGCTCTTCAAACGTGCTATGTGGACTAGTTCAGTCTTTGCAGATCGTCGGCTatttgaatgaagacgtgctacgcagtaagttacatcgcttaagCGGTCTAAAAcaacataaggtcccgcatagtgtgccagcaatttctcacacaacccacgtttcctatttggcgtccacagcaacacgtggtctccgcgattatacgtcacgtgtcgacgttgacggtcaaaacgtgtcttcgagcgatcttgcgaagcgagggtgcgcaggtaagcaagacgTCGGGCTTCTTCCGCACGGCAGACGATCTCGGATATACCGGAATCATGGTGGTCCATAAACGGGAAGACGGTAtctagggtatgacgaggtggcggagcatacagaagaaaaaacGGACTGTAGCTGGTAGTCTCATGCTATGCGGTGTTAAATGCGAAAGTGATGAaaggtagcacgtcatcccaattcttgtgatctgctgcgacatacatagaaagcgtgttcgtgagagtcctgttagttcgttccatcaggccgtttgtttggggatgatatggcgtagagtgccgaaaggtTGAAGCGCATAAACGAAGCATCTCTTCTACGACGTCTGCAGTGAATTGTCACCCACGATCAGGCTAAACGGACAGcgtcaccggaagatgttgtcaaggacctcgtggaaaaatatctcccgcttcccgcgggccctgtgacccctcaccatgattactctggcagcgacaacactgacttagacgccgacttctctattgaaaatgtgcgccgagctctccatgagctcaatggccgctcagcccctggccctgatggcatcaccaacaagctcctacgcaacctagACGATTCCTCCatcacttacctcactgacactatcaacgacatatggaaaaagggtgagatacccgatgcttggaaactagctcacacggttctcatacccaaaccgggaaaggcgccgagcctagataacctacgccccatatctctcacatcgtgcgtgggcaaagtggctgagcacgtcgtcctcaacagggttgatcgatacctcgaagataacgactgcatcccgcaccacatgattggcttccgaccagggttatccacttaagacgccatgttactccttaagcatcaaattctagatggcggaaacactcgggacactcgtacaat encodes:
- the LOC142772032 gene encoding PDZ domain-containing RING finger protein 4-like, which encodes MSSPPHCKRQLAGFGPLLNWRPLDFVDTVPKVFCCTLCGVMPAFLKRLTPCCHVFCQPCFDSLVQREHCCPLDRTPFAYDAVEKLDSVRRGFYQLRALCPNSSSGCTLVALLPELKEHVAGLCDFIQVQCPRCGTAVF